The Hevea brasiliensis isolate MT/VB/25A 57/8 chromosome 1, ASM3005281v1, whole genome shotgun sequence genome has a window encoding:
- the LOC110673131 gene encoding uncharacterized protein LOC110673131, producing MGSFNTCNIKLEKENSIKKHSQLQKLANLFRFIEICLVLALISRFSVRLPVAVKNSSEYFKDITVILVSPRFVFILGNAIVITLFAKSGQFSGQDRTGKNSKTDIYEEFVEKSERIHGMHRYESGYKEKQSSSVEYIVTEATCTSVESKNYQRSQSEKLDRATHNKCCRELRRSATEKCTKSIDSGEGWVKISYPEDSMSSEEFRCKVEAFIARQKRFRKDEENSIY from the coding sequence ATGGGTTCTTTCAACACCTGCAACATCAAACTCGAGAAGGAAAACTCAATCAAGAAACATAGCCAGCTTCAGAAGTTAGCAAACTTGTTCAGGTTCATAGAAATATGTCTTGTTCTGGCTTTGATTTCCAGGTTTTCTGTTCGACTCCCAGTTGCTGTCAAGAACTCTAGTGAATATTTCAAGGACATAACAGTCATACTTGTAAGCCCTCGTTTCGTGTTCATCCTCGGAAATGCCATAGTCATCACTCTCTTTGCAAAATCAGGTCAGTTTTCAGGTCAAGATCGTACTGGAAAGAATTCAAAAACAGATATTTATGAAGAGTTTGTTGAAAAGAGTGAAAGAATTCATGGCATGCACCGATATGAGTCTGGatacaaagaaaaacagagctccTCTGTTGAATACATAGTCACTGAAGCAACTTGTACTTCTGTGGAAAGCAAGAATTATCAGAGGAGTCAATCAGAGAAATTAGACCGAGCTACTCATAACAAGTGTTGCCGAGAACTGAGGCGATCAGCGACTGAGAAATGTACGAAAAGTATTGATTCTGGAGAGGGATGGGTGAAAATTTCATATCCTGAGGATAGTATGAGCAGTGAGGAGTTCAGGTGCAAAGTGGAGGCTTTCATTGCTAGGCAAAAGAGGTTCAGAAAAGATGAGGAGAACTCTATATATTAG